One part of the Flavobacterium johnsoniae UW101 genome encodes these proteins:
- a CDS encoding CAP domain-containing protein, giving the protein MKKIMCAMVFIVMSITMNSCSADSAEGNENTTATEQVVTSYNYNASELETMQLINEYRVSIGLNALEKNNHISYKCEEHNKYMVSNNVVNHNDFTSRSDNLINVLGAKKVGENVAYNYKTSEAALKAWLESPGHKENIEGNYTHFGISVTTDASGKKYYTNIFVKI; this is encoded by the coding sequence ATGAAAAAGATTATGTGCGCCATGGTGTTCATTGTGATGTCAATCACAATGAACTCATGCTCTGCTGACAGCGCCGAGGGGAATGAAAATACAACAGCGACAGAACAGGTAGTTACGAGTTATAATTACAATGCTTCTGAACTGGAAACGATGCAGTTAATCAATGAATACCGAGTAAGTATTGGTTTAAATGCATTAGAAAAAAACAATCACATTTCTTATAAATGCGAAGAGCATAACAAATACATGGTTAGCAATAATGTTGTGAATCATAATGACTTTACGTCTCGTTCTGACAATCTTATCAATGTATTGGGTGCTAAAAAAGTAGGAGAGAATGTGGCTTACAATTATAAGACTTCTGAGGCTGCACTAAAAGCATGGCTTGAAAGTCCTGGACATAAAGAAAATATTGAAGGTAATTATACACATTTCGGGATTTCGGTTACTACTGATGCATCCGGAAAAAAATACTACACGAATATTTTCGTGAAAATTTAA